One Brassica napus cultivar Da-Ae chromosome C2, Da-Ae, whole genome shotgun sequence DNA window includes the following coding sequences:
- the LOC125581507 gene encoding B3 domain-containing protein At5g57720-like, with amino-acid sequence MVFTPYPDFLIIYNSQDLSLSQRLVLPSDYRQYYPTPLPQTAVLRKPEGNFWAVKWAISPEEEISFGDGWSTFIAENDPIDGDFLQFSYDGSRSFMVSIFRGGLPVKPKAPVTIQDISDDDDEDKTAGDDGNEKKEEDYDQNMIISLSLGSSDEEYDADKTVCEVNKAHRTLERGSSSQRIRAQSIGDPEMYLDDPKNPCFIATSSSCRRMLVIAMQVIKDYDLKFDGTIKFIDGFGELEGKIGNWKDRVVVYPWQEIYHRNHAKPGDVIICEILREGDVVRSIKAHFVKK; translated from the exons ATGGTTTTTACTCCCTACCCAGATTTCCTCATAATCTACAACTCTCaagatctctctctttctcaacgTTTG GTACTCCCAAGTGATTACAGACAGTACTACCCAACGCCTCTCCCTCAGACAGCGGTTCTCAGGAAGCCAGAAGGAAACTTCTGGGCCGTCAAATGGGCAATAAGTCCAGAGGAGGAGATTAGCTTCGGAGATGGCTGGTCTACGTTCATTGCAGAGAATGATCCCATCGACGGAGACTTTCTGCAGTTCTCTTACGATGGTTCCCGAAGCTTCATGGTTAGCATTTTCAGGGGTGGGCTCCCTGTGAAGCCAAAAGCTCCTGTCACAATACAAGACAtttcagatgatgatgatgaggataaAACAGCTGGTGATGATGGTaatgagaagaaagaagaagattatgATCAGAACATGATCATTTCTCTTTCTTTGGGAAGTAGCGACGAAGAGTACGATGCTGATAAAACGGTTTGTGAAGTTAACAAAGCTCATAGAACTTTAGAGAGAG gAAGTTCTTCGCAAAGGATACGTGCTCAATCCATTGGTGATCCGGAAATGTATCTTGATGATCCCAAGAACCCTTGTTTTATTGCAACTTCGTCGTCGTGTAGGCGTATGTTG GTGATTGCTATGCAAGTAATAAAAGACTATGACTTGAAGTTTGATGGCACGATCAAGTTCATCGATGGATTTGGTGAATTAGAGGGAAAGATCGGAAACTGGAAAGATCGTGTTGTCGTTTACCCGTGGCAAGAAATCTATCACAGAAACCATGCGAAGCCCGGAGATGTGATCATATGTGAGATTCTACGTGAAGGAGATGTTGTTCGATCCATCAAGGCTCACTTCGTTAAGAAATGA